The Fimbriimonas ginsengisoli Gsoil 348 genome window below encodes:
- a CDS encoding glycoside hydrolase family 2 protein: MSVKIQPRPEYPRPQFVRQQWTNLNGEWEFAFDDQETGIAESWFDGRSLDRRITVPFPYQSEASGINEKEVHEVVWYARDFDFHPEWRGQDLLLHFGAVDYASTVWVNGNLVGGNRGGHVPFTFDIAPYLTEGSNRIVVRVEDRQDPCQPRGKQSVSGKPVGIDYYCTTGIWQTVWLEPVPQVRIERIRVTPDVEESAFKLSVYLHAPAANWTIEADVLEGENVVATLRKNTTNASARLFVRVPDAKLWSPDTPNLYDLRVRILQNGERLDEVESYAGMRSIELRNGEFLLNGEAVYLKMVLDQGYWPESYLAAPSDDALRADVEITKELGFNGSRKHQKVEDPRWLYWCDKLGLLVWGEMANARDWSPEAEEMLLSEWQRVVQRDYNSPAIVSWVPLNESWGVPEIDKGHAAQYAFVERAVNATRFLDPHRPVIDNDGWEHTDVSDVVTIHDYTSSGEEMFAKYAQTAAGGALPDRTWWDGKLTFAQRGHYRGQPVMLTEVGGFLIRPHWLPADQWDVLYDTYGSVNDTAELLAKYEDLMGAIASLRFVSGFCYTQLTDVEQEINGLLTFDRRPKVPVAEIARINHSLRLRPSEAPAEIAAC; encoded by the coding sequence GGCATCGCCGAGAGCTGGTTCGATGGTCGTTCGCTGGATCGCCGTATCACGGTTCCGTTTCCCTACCAATCCGAGGCGTCGGGAATTAACGAGAAAGAGGTTCATGAGGTCGTGTGGTACGCCCGGGACTTCGACTTTCATCCTGAGTGGCGGGGACAAGATTTGCTCCTCCACTTCGGCGCCGTCGATTACGCCAGCACGGTTTGGGTCAACGGGAACTTGGTCGGCGGAAACCGCGGGGGCCACGTTCCGTTCACCTTCGACATCGCCCCCTACCTAACGGAGGGAAGCAACCGGATCGTGGTGCGCGTGGAAGACCGGCAGGACCCCTGCCAGCCACGCGGCAAGCAATCCGTTTCCGGCAAGCCGGTTGGCATCGACTACTACTGCACGACCGGAATTTGGCAAACCGTGTGGTTGGAGCCGGTCCCGCAGGTGCGCATCGAGCGAATACGCGTCACCCCGGACGTGGAGGAATCGGCGTTTAAGCTGAGCGTTTACCTGCACGCACCCGCCGCAAACTGGACAATCGAGGCGGACGTTCTCGAAGGGGAGAACGTCGTGGCCACGCTCCGCAAAAATACGACCAACGCCTCGGCCAGGCTCTTTGTTCGCGTACCGGACGCCAAGCTTTGGTCGCCCGACACGCCGAACCTTTACGATCTGCGGGTCCGGATCCTGCAGAACGGGGAGCGACTCGACGAGGTCGAATCGTACGCCGGTATGCGGTCCATCGAGCTTCGGAACGGCGAGTTCCTGTTGAACGGCGAAGCGGTCTACCTCAAAATGGTGCTCGACCAGGGTTACTGGCCGGAAAGCTACTTAGCCGCCCCTTCGGACGATGCGCTTCGCGCGGATGTCGAGATCACGAAGGAGCTTGGGTTCAACGGATCGCGCAAGCACCAGAAGGTCGAGGACCCAAGGTGGCTGTACTGGTGCGACAAGCTCGGCCTCTTGGTTTGGGGCGAGATGGCGAACGCCCGCGATTGGTCGCCGGAGGCGGAAGAGATGCTGCTTTCGGAGTGGCAACGAGTCGTTCAGCGCGACTATAACTCCCCTGCGATCGTTTCCTGGGTCCCCCTCAACGAAAGTTGGGGGGTTCCCGAGATCGACAAGGGTCATGCCGCACAGTATGCGTTCGTGGAGCGAGCCGTCAACGCCACGCGCTTCCTGGATCCGCACCGGCCAGTGATCGACAACGACGGTTGGGAACACACCGACGTTTCCGATGTAGTGACGATCCACGACTACACCTCCAGCGGCGAGGAGATGTTCGCCAAGTACGCCCAGACGGCCGCCGGGGGGGCTCTTCCCGACCGAACTTGGTGGGACGGCAAGCTGACCTTTGCCCAGCGTGGTCACTACCGAGGCCAACCGGTGATGCTGACCGAGGTGGGCGGATTCCTTATCCGGCCGCATTGGCTGCCGGCCGACCAGTGGGATGTTCTGTACGACACCTACGGTTCGGTCAACGATACGGCCGAGCTGCTGGCGAAGTACGAGGACCTCATGGGAGCCATCGCCTCGCTCCGGTTCGTCTCGGGTTTCTGCTACACGCAGCTAACCGACGTCGAACAGGAGATCAACGGCCTTCTCACTTTCGACCGGCGCCCTAAAGTTCCCGTCGCCGAGATCGCCCGGATCAACCACTCCCTGCGCCTCCGTCCCAGCGAAGCCCCCGCCGAGATCGCCGCCTGCTAG
- a CDS encoding MFS transporter, which translates to MLSWTEGLTRRQWAVLAIAWLGWVFDIMDTALFNFAKGPMLTELLGGPAAYKAHGPLVEGWIQGLFLLGWSIGGLVFGVLADTWGRTRVLVLTVLLYCAFTGFTALCRTPEQVAIVRFLTALGIGGEWAAGAALVAETFPDRARAGAAGLLQSAAAVGPILAALANLALKGMDWRLLFLVGIAPALVCVFIRFRAHEPVRPPKPERTPLVEVLTVPQWRKRALAAVVIGAVGIAGAGTATYWQPNLVQAASVGLAKADVDARKSAVAMISHIGTLLGVLLVPWLCTRFGRRRTIAAFYLLAPASVALAIGGGADYARLLWLLPLVNFFAIGVSAAFVLYFPELFPPRIRATGAGLAYNVGRVLSIPVPILIGQVIAARGGNVATGVLLSGSIYLLGLLALPFAPETQGEKLLTDAPQVEPAL; encoded by the coding sequence ATGCTTTCCTGGACCGAGGGTTTGACCCGCCGCCAGTGGGCCGTCCTCGCCATCGCCTGGCTCGGGTGGGTGTTCGACATCATGGACACCGCCCTGTTCAACTTCGCAAAAGGGCCGATGTTGACGGAGTTGCTGGGTGGGCCTGCCGCGTACAAGGCGCACGGGCCCCTGGTCGAGGGATGGATCCAGGGGTTGTTCCTCCTCGGCTGGTCGATAGGTGGCCTTGTGTTCGGGGTCCTTGCCGATACCTGGGGGAGAACTCGGGTGCTGGTGCTGACGGTGCTTCTCTACTGCGCCTTCACGGGGTTTACCGCGCTCTGCCGCACCCCTGAGCAGGTCGCCATCGTCCGGTTCCTCACCGCCCTCGGGATCGGCGGCGAGTGGGCGGCCGGCGCCGCGCTCGTGGCCGAGACCTTTCCCGACCGGGCGCGTGCCGGAGCCGCCGGGCTATTACAGAGCGCCGCCGCCGTGGGGCCGATTCTGGCCGCCCTCGCCAATCTGGCACTAAAGGGAATGGATTGGCGGCTCTTGTTCCTCGTGGGTATCGCCCCCGCTCTGGTGTGCGTATTCATACGGTTTCGAGCCCATGAGCCGGTTCGGCCGCCGAAACCGGAACGGACGCCGCTTGTCGAGGTACTGACGGTGCCTCAGTGGCGGAAGCGGGCTCTCGCCGCCGTGGTTATCGGCGCTGTCGGCATCGCCGGTGCCGGTACCGCGACGTATTGGCAGCCGAACCTCGTCCAAGCCGCGAGCGTCGGTTTGGCGAAGGCGGACGTGGACGCGCGCAAGAGCGCGGTCGCGATGATCTCCCACATCGGGACCCTGCTGGGAGTGCTTCTGGTTCCTTGGCTATGCACCCGCTTCGGACGCCGGCGCACGATCGCCGCCTTTTATCTTCTCGCACCCGCCAGCGTCGCCCTGGCGATCGGCGGCGGGGCGGACTATGCCCGTCTCCTGTGGCTCCTCCCGCTGGTCAATTTCTTCGCGATAGGCGTCTCCGCCGCGTTCGTCCTCTACTTCCCAGAGCTCTTCCCACCCCGCATCCGCGCCACCGGCGCGGGTCTCGCGTATAACGTCGGCCGGGTTCTCTCCATCCCGGTCCCGATCCTAATCGGCCAAGTCATCGCCGCCCGAGGCGGTAATGTCGCTACCGGCGTCCTCCTCTCCGGCTCGATCTACCTTCTAGGCCTCCTCGCCCTCCCCTTCGCCCCCGAAACCCAAGGCGAAAAACTCCTAACCGACGCACCACAAGTCGAACCAGCTCTATAA
- a CDS encoding lysophospholipid acyltransferase family protein, translating to MASAWYAFARWATKTFFYGSKGGLRSVGQENVPLTGPLIVAPNHVSNLDPPAVACGTKRRQLRFMAKEELFKGFLGKLISSLGAFPVKRGEGDTESIRNAIAILESGEALLIFPEGTRGDGRTMLPVNRGVTMLAKRTNALVLPVGIIGTHIVSPKGAKGKSHPMLVAYGEPFTYQQTATGANERENRELFAAELEKRILALCNANGLPLKSAASIEGSAESGGPAPELAG from the coding sequence ATGGCATCGGCTTGGTACGCGTTTGCGCGGTGGGCGACGAAGACGTTCTTCTATGGCTCCAAAGGAGGGCTTCGTTCAGTCGGTCAGGAAAACGTTCCCCTCACGGGTCCGTTAATCGTCGCTCCGAATCATGTCAGTAACCTCGACCCTCCCGCAGTAGCCTGCGGCACCAAGCGCCGGCAGCTTAGATTCATGGCGAAAGAAGAGCTGTTCAAAGGGTTCTTGGGAAAACTGATTTCTTCCCTCGGCGCGTTTCCGGTGAAAAGGGGCGAAGGGGATACCGAGTCGATTCGAAACGCGATCGCGATCCTCGAAAGCGGCGAGGCGCTGCTCATCTTTCCGGAGGGAACCCGAGGGGACGGGCGGACGATGCTGCCGGTCAACCGCGGCGTGACGATGCTTGCCAAGCGGACCAACGCGCTCGTTTTGCCAGTCGGCATCATCGGCACCCACATCGTCTCCCCCAAAGGGGCCAAGGGGAAGAGCCATCCGATGCTGGTGGCGTACGGAGAGCCGTTCACCTACCAACAGACGGCGACGGGAGCGAACGAGCGGGAGAACCGGGAGCTGTTTGCCGCCGAGCTAGAGAAACGGATTCTCGCGCTCTGCAACGCGAACGGCCTGCCGCTCAAAAGCGCCGCGTCAATTGAAGGCTCAGCAGAGTCTGGTGGTCCCGCACCTGAGCTCGCAGGTTGA
- a CDS encoding response regulator yields the protein MIHEPATLILIEDTPDDEQLALRALRQLGVPLMVKVARDGEAGVKLLGLDDANADGPVPDLVLCDLKLPKLSGDEILRRARASERLKDVPFVIFSSSDETSDIDRCKALGATDYVPKPVDYELYQESVREITTSHLRKGPTFCVLPEENGVQRRPK from the coding sequence GTGATTCACGAACCTGCAACCCTGATCCTGATCGAGGATACGCCCGACGATGAGCAGCTCGCCTTACGCGCGCTGCGGCAGCTCGGCGTCCCGCTGATGGTTAAGGTCGCGCGCGATGGCGAGGCGGGGGTAAAGCTTCTCGGGCTCGATGACGCAAACGCGGATGGCCCGGTACCGGATCTCGTCCTCTGCGATCTCAAGCTCCCCAAGCTTTCCGGTGACGAGATCCTCCGCCGGGCTCGAGCCAGCGAGCGCCTAAAAGACGTCCCTTTCGTCATCTTCTCCTCTTCCGACGAGACCTCCGATATCGACCGATGCAAGGCGCTGGGAGCGACCGACTACGTGCCCAAGCCGGTCGACTACGAGCTGTACCAAGAGAGCGTGCGTGAAATCACCACCTCGCATCTAAGGAAGGGACCCACATTCTGTGTTTTGCCCGAAGAAAACGGGGTACAAAGGCGGCCTAAGTAG
- a CDS encoding RNA 3'-terminal phosphate cyclase, whose product MAANQALITIDGSHGEGGGALLRTAFAMAALTQQAVRIHSVRGGTKFPGLDVEDLTYLKALARICRAETTGAEIASETVGFFPTNRPEGFSGALSGDQHQSAPRGPNACVLLGALLPVLAKSGVYSSLAVEGETFGANSLSYDYFANVTLAALRKTGLYAFPELMTAGFGRESKGQVTLDVEPSALQGVTWSDRGKLKEIRAIVSTASLPASVGDRAVAHLRRLAQNSGLQMQAEHIEVGARGAGVYVTSWAQYERGMGGGTAMGMRGLRSETLAQLAFEEMYEWMAGPSTVDPYLADQLLLPLVMAEGESVFTVSRLTSRFLTCSWVVKQFTPIHITIRGSENGPGSITIKR is encoded by the coding sequence CCGGACCGCCTTTGCCATGGCCGCCCTAACCCAGCAGGCCGTTCGCATCCACTCCGTACGTGGAGGCACCAAGTTTCCCGGCCTGGATGTCGAAGATCTCACCTATCTCAAAGCGCTGGCGCGGATCTGCCGTGCCGAAACGACCGGTGCGGAAATCGCCTCCGAAACCGTCGGCTTTTTCCCGACGAACCGACCCGAGGGGTTCTCCGGCGCGCTGTCGGGCGATCAGCACCAGTCGGCCCCCCGAGGTCCGAACGCCTGTGTCCTCCTGGGCGCCCTCTTGCCCGTGCTGGCGAAGAGTGGTGTTTACTCCTCTCTCGCGGTAGAGGGGGAAACTTTCGGGGCGAACTCGCTCAGCTACGACTACTTCGCCAACGTCACCCTCGCCGCCTTGCGAAAGACCGGCCTCTACGCCTTCCCGGAGCTGATGACCGCCGGCTTCGGACGCGAATCGAAAGGGCAGGTGACCCTCGACGTAGAGCCGAGCGCCCTGCAGGGGGTTACCTGGAGCGACCGGGGCAAGCTGAAAGAGATTCGGGCGATCGTCTCCACCGCCTCGCTCCCGGCCTCGGTCGGCGATCGCGCGGTCGCGCACCTTCGACGGCTCGCTCAGAACTCCGGACTCCAAATGCAGGCCGAGCACATCGAGGTCGGCGCCCGAGGTGCAGGCGTTTACGTGACCTCGTGGGCTCAATACGAGCGCGGGATGGGAGGCGGTACGGCGATGGGGATGCGCGGCCTCCGCTCCGAGACGCTTGCCCAGCTCGCCTTCGAAGAGATGTACGAATGGATGGCCGGACCGAGCACGGTGGACCCTTACTTGGCCGATCAGCTTCTGCTTCCCCTTGTGATGGCGGAAGGTGAGTCGGTCTTCACCGTCTCCCGGCTCACCTCGCGCTTCCTCACCTGCTCATGGGTCGTCAAACAGTTCACGCCCATCCATATCACCATCCGAGGATCGGAGAACGGGCCAGGAAGCATCACAATCAAACGCTAA
- a CDS encoding low molecular weight protein-tyrosine-phosphatase encodes MPPRILFVCLGNICRSPLAEAILRRDAEARGVDIQIDSAGTGDWHTGELPDRRARQVGIARGCRMEMRARQVKSSDFKEFDLVIPMDLANERELRSWRGADPGRIRLATSFDPASPLIEVPDPYYGDLTDFEAVADMLESISQGILSSVVKS; translated from the coding sequence ATGCCCCCTCGAATCCTGTTCGTATGTCTCGGCAACATCTGCCGAAGCCCCCTCGCCGAGGCGATTCTCCGTCGCGATGCCGAGGCTCGAGGCGTAGATATCCAGATCGACTCCGCCGGAACGGGCGATTGGCACACTGGGGAGCTGCCAGACCGGCGCGCCCGCCAAGTCGGCATCGCCCGGGGCTGCCGCATGGAAATGAGGGCTCGCCAGGTGAAGTCGTCGGACTTCAAAGAGTTCGACTTGGTAATTCCGATGGACCTCGCGAACGAGCGTGAGCTTCGCTCGTGGCGCGGCGCCGATCCCGGCCGGATCCGCCTCGCCACTTCCTTCGACCCCGCCTCCCCCCTTATCGAGGTGCCGGACCCGTACTACGGCGACCTTACCGACTTCGAGGCCGTCGCCGACATGCTCGAGTCAATCTCGCAAGGCATCCTGTCGTCGGTGGTGAAGTCGTAG